The following are from one region of the Terriglobia bacterium genome:
- a CDS encoding segregation/condensation protein A codes for MVDLKISIPLYEGPLDLLLDLIRRQKLDIYDIPIAKVTQQYLDYLHVIEEMDVDVASEFLLIAAQLIYIKSRMLLPPDPDAPPEEQEDPRAELVRRLLEYEKFKNAAQMLYQREMIENATWSNPGDAGIESSELEPELNVTLWDLLMSFRDVVKRAEERPLMQLHRDEFSVEQMMAYLFEKIISAQGPVALTEVLPEITSRRGLITAFLAVLELTRLHAIFLRQDKAFGEITARANPDYELSKSFSPA; via the coding sequence ATCCGCAGGCAAAAGCTCGATATATACGACATTCCGATTGCGAAGGTCACACAACAGTATCTGGATTACCTCCATGTCATCGAAGAGATGGACGTGGACGTGGCTTCGGAATTCCTCCTCATTGCGGCCCAGCTGATTTACATCAAATCGCGGATGCTGTTGCCGCCGGATCCCGATGCTCCTCCTGAAGAGCAGGAAGATCCGAGAGCCGAACTGGTTCGCCGGTTGCTCGAATACGAGAAGTTCAAGAACGCTGCACAGATGCTATACCAGCGGGAGATGATCGAGAACGCCACCTGGTCGAATCCCGGCGACGCCGGAATCGAGAGCTCCGAACTCGAGCCGGAATTGAACGTGACGCTGTGGGATCTGCTGATGTCCTTCCGGGACGTCGTCAAACGGGCCGAAGAGCGGCCGCTGATGCAGCTTCATCGCGACGAATTCTCAGTCGAGCAGATGATGGCCTATCTGTTCGAAAAGATTATTTCGGCGCAGGGCCCCGTGGCGTTGACCGAGGTTTTACCCGAAATCACTTCGCGCCGCGGTTTGATCACGGCGTTTCTGGCGGTGTTGGAGCTGACCCGGCTTCACGCCATTTTCTTGAGACAAGACAAAGCTTTCGGAGAAATAACGGCTCGAGCGAATCCGGACTATGAATTATCAAAATCTTTCAGCCCTGCTTGA